Proteins encoded within one genomic window of Polaribacter sp. NJDZ03:
- a CDS encoding YgcG family protein — MNLFTFQYLIKINKKRLLTSVLFWFLCISITGFSQDISDVSEGSILLENTIEQPAITYPNFKAPIYNEDKESYSIKEVPSPRGSGIMGYVSDPNDYIDASSENRINRLLYELEQKSSVEVAVVVVPSIGEEIPKQFAVDLFELWGIGKADTDNGLLILTVMDQRRTEFEVGYGLEPVLTDAVCYRIGVNEIIPNFKNGNYGEGLINSVVRIRDFLDNPAVIQEVYGTSIVYPKDNSYQWYHYLLFGYAIICMLMVLWYYGVLFQTKISKEDFYDKYNRVAELKLGCLIVLFPFPLFFISKLLKKRMQEYRTAPRYSKVNGQLLHLKNEWTENEFLEAAQILEENLKSIRYDVWVTADHSDILILEYEGANSRKYSDCVKCSYKTYGKKSSKLLKAATYASQGERIDFYECRNCNYQDEKKIVLSKKVRASSSSSSFSSSSGSSSSFGGGSSGGGGAGVSW, encoded by the coding sequence ATGAATCTGTTTACTTTTCAATATCTTATTAAAATCAATAAGAAAAGACTGTTAACGAGTGTACTGTTTTGGTTTTTATGTATATCAATAACAGGGTTTAGTCAAGATATATCAGATGTTTCAGAAGGAAGTATTTTACTTGAAAACACTATTGAGCAACCAGCAATTACGTATCCCAATTTTAAAGCTCCCATTTACAATGAAGATAAAGAAAGTTATTCAATTAAAGAGGTTCCGAGTCCTAGAGGCAGCGGAATTATGGGGTATGTATCAGACCCAAATGATTATATAGATGCATCTTCAGAAAATCGTATTAATCGCTTATTATATGAGTTAGAACAAAAATCTTCTGTAGAAGTTGCAGTAGTTGTAGTTCCGAGCATTGGTGAAGAAATACCTAAACAATTTGCTGTAGATCTTTTCGAATTATGGGGAATTGGTAAAGCAGATACAGACAACGGATTGCTAATATTAACGGTAATGGACCAACGTAGAACAGAGTTTGAGGTTGGTTATGGTTTAGAACCCGTTTTAACGGATGCTGTTTGCTACCGAATTGGTGTAAATGAAATTATCCCTAATTTTAAGAATGGAAATTATGGCGAAGGATTGATAAATTCGGTGGTTAGAATCCGTGACTTTTTAGATAATCCGGCGGTTATTCAGGAAGTCTATGGTACAAGTATTGTATATCCAAAAGACAATAGTTATCAATGGTATCACTATTTATTATTTGGTTACGCCATTATTTGTATGTTGATGGTGCTTTGGTATTATGGTGTATTATTTCAAACGAAAATCTCTAAAGAAGATTTTTACGACAAGTATAATCGAGTGGCCGAATTAAAATTAGGATGTCTCATTGTTTTATTTCCGTTCCCATTATTTTTTATATCAAAATTATTAAAAAAACGCATGCAAGAGTATCGTACTGCTCCGCGATATAGCAAAGTAAATGGTCAATTATTACATCTTAAAAATGAATGGACTGAAAATGAATTTTTAGAAGCTGCTCAAATTTTAGAAGAAAATCTAAAATCAATTCGTTATGATGTTTGGGTAACGGCAGACCATAGTGATATTTTAATTTTAGAATATGAGGGAGCTAATAGTAGAAAATATAGTGATTGTGTAAAATGTAGTTATAAAACCTATGGAAAAAAATCTTCTAAACTACTAAAAGCTGCAACTTACGCGTCTCAAGGAGAAAGAATTGATTTTTACGAATGTCGTAATTGTAATTATCAAGATGAAAAGAAGATTGTTCTTTCGAAAAAAGTAAGAGCTAGTTCGTCTTCCTCTTCCTTTAGTTCTTCTTCAGGCTCATCATCTAGTTTTGGAGGTGGTAGTTCTGGAGGTGGTGGAGCAGGTGTTAGTTGGTAA
- a CDS encoding ABC transporter permease, giving the protein MAWRDGKASLSRLMLFMASIILGIAAVVSIQLFSDNLKQNIKLQSKSLMGADFIIDSKQIPSEKVLAIIDSLGADASEVNFVSMAAFPKNNETKLVKVRAMEGNFPFYGDLLTEPEEAGVKYQELGGALVDATLLLQYNLNPGDSIKLGKTTFVITGALKSIPGTTAISSSVAPAVLIPFRFVEETGLLQLGSRKEYQYFFKDSAIDLVALDKNIDPILKTENADLDTHTSTSERLGRRYDNVSRFLNLVAFIALLLGCIGIASSVHIYIKEKLKNVAILKCLGATRKQTFLIYLIQIIGIGLIGGLIGATIGVSLQYAFPYLLQDFLPFNVAISISAQPIIMGVTLGVLMSVLFALLPLLGTWYVSPLEVLRGSEDNLQKPKKAQIAVVLAILLFIYLFSFWMLKDAVNGLIFTVGIFITFAIMAGVANLFIKLIKKFFPSSWGYTKRQSLLNLFRPNNQTMVLVLAIGLGTFLISTLYFTKDILLAKTSIENKKNDANIILIDVQKKQETAILETFSSKGLEVINNIPIITMRMQSIHGKTVNEIRKDSTIKMQKRILNREFRVTYREELAETEEIIEGEWIGKRMKGVPVEISISDNLAEDGNLKVGDPIVFNIQGVLMETIVGSIRKVDWTSMKVNFMILFPTGVLENAPQFNVMTTHVPNKEGSAELQRTLVKEFPNVTILDLRQVFSLVEEILDKISWIINFMAFFSILTGFIVLIGSVRNSKYQRIKESVLLRTLGAKSKQILQITALEYVYLGVLGSLTGILLSLIGSQLLATFIFKEPFIPSAIPFLVFLPGITLLVVLIGLSNLKSVLKSPPLEVLRKEV; this is encoded by the coding sequence ATGGCTTGGAGAGATGGAAAAGCAAGCCTTTCTAGGTTAATGCTTTTTATGGCATCTATTATTTTAGGTATTGCAGCCGTGGTTTCCATTCAGTTGTTTAGTGACAATTTAAAGCAAAACATAAAGCTACAATCGAAATCCTTAATGGGAGCCGATTTTATTATTGATAGCAAACAAATTCCATCAGAAAAAGTATTAGCTATTATAGATTCTTTAGGAGCAGATGCCTCTGAAGTCAACTTTGTTTCTATGGCTGCTTTTCCTAAAAATAATGAGACAAAATTAGTGAAAGTTAGGGCTATGGAAGGCAATTTTCCGTTTTACGGAGATTTATTAACCGAACCTGAAGAAGCTGGTGTAAAATATCAAGAATTAGGAGGCGCTTTGGTAGATGCTACCTTGCTTTTACAATACAATTTAAACCCAGGAGATTCTATTAAATTAGGTAAAACTACGTTTGTAATTACTGGTGCTTTAAAATCAATTCCGGGTACTACAGCAATTTCCTCTTCTGTGGCACCAGCGGTTTTAATTCCGTTTCGGTTTGTAGAAGAAACTGGTTTATTACAATTGGGAAGTAGAAAAGAATATCAATACTTTTTTAAAGATTCAGCAATAGATTTAGTTGCTTTAGATAAAAATATAGATCCTATTCTTAAAACAGAAAATGCAGATTTAGATACACATACAAGTACTAGTGAACGTTTGGGAAGAAGGTATGATAATGTGAGTAGGTTTTTAAATTTAGTTGCTTTTATAGCTCTTTTATTAGGCTGTATTGGTATTGCAAGTTCTGTACATATTTATATTAAAGAAAAACTAAAAAATGTAGCAATTTTAAAATGCTTAGGAGCTACTAGAAAGCAAACTTTTTTAATTTATTTGATACAAATTATAGGTATTGGGTTGATTGGTGGTTTAATTGGTGCTACCATTGGGGTTAGTTTACAATATGCTTTTCCGTATCTTTTACAAGATTTTTTACCTTTTAATGTAGCTATCTCAATTTCTGCTCAACCAATAATAATGGGAGTTACTTTGGGGGTTTTAATGTCTGTTTTATTTGCATTATTACCCTTGTTAGGCACTTGGTATGTATCTCCTTTAGAGGTTTTAAGAGGTTCTGAAGATAATTTACAAAAACCTAAAAAAGCACAAATTGCAGTAGTGTTGGCAATTTTACTTTTTATCTATTTGTTTTCTTTTTGGATGTTAAAAGATGCCGTAAACGGATTAATTTTTACCGTAGGTATTTTTATCACATTTGCAATTATGGCAGGTGTTGCCAACCTTTTTATAAAGTTGATTAAAAAATTCTTCCCAAGTTCTTGGGGATATACTAAACGTCAAAGTTTATTAAATTTATTTAGACCGAATAACCAAACTATGGTACTTGTTTTAGCCATTGGTTTGGGTACATTTCTAATAAGTACACTCTATTTTACCAAAGATATTTTACTAGCAAAAACATCCATAGAAAATAAAAAGAATGATGCAAATATCATTTTAATAGATGTACAAAAAAAGCAGGAAACTGCTATTTTAGAAACTTTTTCTAGTAAAGGATTAGAAGTAATTAATAACATACCAATTATTACCATGCGCATGCAAAGCATTCATGGAAAAACCGTAAACGAGATTCGTAAAGATTCTACTATTAAAATGCAAAAAAGGATTTTAAACAGAGAATTTAGAGTTACTTATAGAGAAGAACTTGCGGAAACAGAAGAGATTATAGAAGGGGAGTGGATAGGAAAAAGGATGAAAGGAGTACCTGTAGAAATTTCCATTTCAGATAATTTAGCTGAAGATGGTAATTTAAAAGTAGGAGATCCAATTGTTTTTAACATTCAAGGGGTGTTAATGGAAACCATTGTAGGGAGTATTAGAAAAGTAGATTGGACCAGCATGAAAGTTAATTTTATGATTTTGTTTCCAACGGGAGTTCTAGAAAATGCACCTCAATTTAACGTAATGACTACACACGTGCCAAATAAAGAAGGTTCTGCAGAGTTACAAAGAACTTTAGTGAAAGAATTTCCGAATGTTACTATTTTAGATTTACGTCAGGTTTTTAGTCTTGTAGAAGAAATTTTAGATAAAATCTCTTGGATCATTAATTTTATGGCATTTTTTAGCATTTTAACAGGTTTTATTGTGTTGATCGGTTCTGTTAGAAATAGCAAATACCAACGAATTAAAGAAAGTGTATTGCTAAGAACTTTAGGAGCAAAAAGCAAACAAATTTTACAAATAACCGCTTTAGAATATGTCTATTTAGGTGTTTTGGGTAGTTTAACGGGGATTTTATTGTCTTTAATAGGAAGTCAATTATTGGCTACTTTTATATTTAAAGAACCTTTTATTCCGTCTGCTATTCCGTTTTTAGTTTTTCTACCAGGAATTACACTTTTAGTGGTATTGATTGGTTTGAGTAATTTAAAATCGGTTTTAAAAAGTCCTCCATTGGAGGTGCTGAGAAAAGAGGTGTAG
- a CDS encoding ABC transporter ATP-binding protein, which translates to MSNILKINDLEKTYTSGSKKLTVISNISFEVEKGSIFSIVGPSGSGKTTLLGLCAGLDYPTAGTIELCGSSLQGLNEDERAALRNKEVGFIFQNFQLLPTLTALENVIVPLELQGEKNAAKFGIALLEKVGLADRLHHYPSQLSGGEQQRVALARAFANRPSILFADEPTGNLDEETGEKVIQLLFELNKEAGTTLIIITHDLDLANRTQQILRLKGGKIISNEKTNTINA; encoded by the coding sequence ATGTCAAATATATTAAAGATTAATGATTTAGAGAAAACTTATACGAGTGGTTCTAAAAAATTAACAGTAATTAGCAATATCTCATTTGAAGTAGAAAAAGGGAGTATTTTCTCTATTGTAGGTCCTTCTGGAAGTGGAAAAACTACGTTATTAGGTTTGTGCGCAGGTTTAGATTATCCAACAGCTGGAACTATTGAGTTATGCGGTAGCTCTTTACAAGGCTTAAATGAAGATGAACGCGCCGCATTACGTAACAAAGAAGTGGGGTTTATTTTTCAAAATTTTCAATTATTGCCCACCTTAACGGCTTTAGAAAACGTGATTGTTCCTTTGGAATTACAAGGCGAAAAAAATGCAGCTAAATTTGGAATAGCATTGTTAGAAAAAGTAGGTTTAGCAGATCGTTTACACCATTATCCATCTCAATTATCTGGTGGAGAGCAGCAAAGAGTAGCGTTGGCAAGAGCTTTTGCTAATAGACCTTCTATTTTGTTTGCAGATGAACCAACTGGTAATTTAGATGAAGAAACTGGCGAAAAGGTCATTCAATTATTATTTGAATTGAACAAAGAAGCGGGTACGACTTTAATTATTATTACACACGATTTAGATTTGGCAAACCGAACGCAACAAATTTTACGATTAAAAGGTGGTAAGATTATTTCTAACGAAAAAACCAACACTATTAATGCGTAA
- a CDS encoding arylesterase, which translates to MKNNQLLIHINNLSQKVFLKFCCIFLLIFIFSCKQDASKKATNAETTTADTEINQTENSSVKTIVFFGDSLTAGYGLEDVNDAYPGIIQQKIDALQLNYSIVNSGVSGETTSGGKNRIDWVLNQKPTIFILELGANDGLRGVPLKQSKENLQDIIDAVKKKYPDTIIVLAGMQIPPNMGQDYTTEFKNMFPDLATKNDLYLIPFLLEDVGGISDLNQKDGIHPTKEGHQILAKNVWSVLKPILK; encoded by the coding sequence TTGAAAAATAATCAATTGCTCATACATATCAACAATTTATCTCAAAAGGTTTTCTTAAAATTTTGTTGCATTTTTTTACTGATATTCATATTCTCTTGCAAACAAGATGCTTCTAAAAAAGCAACAAATGCAGAAACAACGACTGCTGATACTGAAATAAATCAGACTGAAAATAGTAGTGTAAAAACAATTGTATTTTTTGGTGATAGTTTAACTGCGGGCTATGGTTTAGAAGATGTAAATGATGCTTATCCTGGAATCATTCAGCAGAAAATAGATGCTTTACAATTAAATTATAGCATTGTAAATTCTGGAGTTAGTGGAGAAACTACATCGGGTGGAAAAAATAGAATTGATTGGGTGCTGAATCAAAAACCTACTATTTTCATATTAGAATTAGGTGCAAATGATGGTTTAAGAGGTGTGCCGTTAAAGCAGTCTAAAGAAAATTTACAAGATATTATAGATGCTGTTAAAAAGAAGTATCCAGATACAATTATTGTGTTAGCTGGAATGCAAATTCCACCAAATATGGGACAAGATTATACCACTGAATTTAAAAATATGTTTCCTGATTTGGCTACAAAAAATGATTTATATTTAATTCCTTTTTTATTAGAGGATGTTGGTGGTATCTCAGATTTAAATCAAAAAGATGGCATTCACCCAACAAAAGAAGGACATCAAATATTGGCTAAAAATGTGTGGTCTGTTTTAAAACCAATTTTAAAATAA
- the pepT gene encoding peptidase T has translation MIEKQHITDRFIKYVTIDTESDPNNAAFPSTEKQWDLANVLVEELKQIGMKEVDLDANCYIMATLPSNLDYEVPTIGFVAHIDTSPDFSGKNVKPQIVENYQGNNIILNVEENIVLSPDYFDDLLQYKGQTLITTDGTTLLGADDKAGVTEIVTAMEYLIQHPEIKHGKIRICFTPDEEVGKGAHMFDVDKFGAEWAYTMDGSQIGELEYENFNAAGAIVTITGKIVHPGYAKGKMINSMLIANEFITALPTNEIPQRTEGYEGFFHLHDINGNVEKTVLEYIVRDHDLDLFEKRKNLIQKIALDFNTKYNQDLIEVTIKDQYFNMKEKITPVMHIVDIAEEVMTDLGITPLIKAIRGGTDGSQLSFKGLPCPNIFAGGHNFHGRYEYVPVESMVKATEVIIGIAEKISVKFA, from the coding sequence ATGATTGAAAAACAACATATTACCGATAGATTTATAAAATACGTAACGATTGACACAGAGTCAGACCCTAACAATGCTGCTTTTCCGAGTACCGAAAAACAGTGGGATTTAGCCAATGTATTAGTTGAAGAGCTAAAACAAATTGGTATGAAAGAGGTAGATTTAGATGCCAATTGCTACATTATGGCAACTTTACCAAGTAATTTAGATTATGAAGTGCCAACCATTGGTTTTGTTGCGCATATAGATACAAGTCCAGATTTTTCAGGTAAAAATGTAAAACCTCAAATTGTAGAAAATTATCAAGGCAATAATATTATTTTAAATGTAGAGGAAAACATCGTTTTATCGCCAGATTATTTTGATGATTTATTGCAATATAAAGGTCAGACTTTAATTACAACGGATGGTACTACTCTTTTAGGTGCAGATGACAAAGCCGGAGTTACAGAAATTGTAACCGCTATGGAATACCTAATTCAGCATCCAGAAATTAAACACGGTAAAATTAGAATTTGCTTTACTCCAGATGAAGAAGTTGGTAAAGGAGCTCACATGTTTGATGTGGATAAATTTGGTGCAGAATGGGCATACACCATGGATGGAAGTCAGATTGGAGAATTAGAATATGAGAATTTTAATGCTGCCGGAGCAATCGTAACCATTACTGGTAAAATTGTACACCCAGGATATGCAAAAGGTAAAATGATCAATTCTATGCTCATTGCGAATGAATTTATTACAGCGCTTCCAACAAACGAGATTCCGCAAAGAACAGAAGGTTATGAAGGTTTTTTCCATTTACATGACATCAATGGAAATGTAGAAAAAACAGTTTTAGAATACATTGTAAGAGATCATGATTTAGATTTATTTGAAAAAAGAAAAAATTTAATACAAAAAATTGCGTTAGACTTTAATACAAAATACAATCAAGATTTAATTGAAGTTACTATTAAAGATCAGTACTTTAATATGAAAGAAAAAATTACTCCAGTTATGCATATTGTAGATATTGCAGAAGAAGTAATGACAGATTTAGGAATTACACCTTTAATTAAAGCAATTCGTGGTGGTACAGATGGTTCTCAATTATCTTTTAAAGGTTTGCCTTGTCCTAATATTTTTGCTGGCGGACATAATTTTCATGGTAGATATGAGTATGTACCTGTAGAGTCTATGGTAAAAGCAACAGAAGTGATTATAGGAATTGCAGAAAAAATTTCTGTGAAATTTGCATAA
- a CDS encoding 1-acyl-sn-glycerol-3-phosphate acyltransferase, with protein MKTIARFILFTILGWKLENDFPKEPKKYVVIAAPHTSWLDFPIAILSRMSSGTMVHFIGKSSLFKGPFGFLFKALGGTPVDRTQSTNMVDAVIDVFNTKEEFRLGISPEGTRKKVDKWKTGFYYIAKGANVPIVMATLDFKNKKIKISNPYYTTASIDADFEVFHSFFKDVKGKNPELF; from the coding sequence ATGAAAACAATTGCAAGATTTATATTATTTACCATATTAGGATGGAAACTAGAAAACGATTTTCCTAAAGAGCCTAAAAAATATGTTGTAATCGCAGCACCACATACTAGTTGGTTAGATTTTCCAATAGCAATTTTATCTAGAATGTCTTCTGGAACAATGGTTCATTTTATTGGTAAATCATCACTTTTTAAAGGGCCTTTTGGTTTTTTATTTAAAGCACTAGGTGGTACCCCTGTAGATAGAACTCAAAGCACAAATATGGTAGATGCCGTTATTGATGTGTTTAATACTAAGGAAGAATTTAGATTAGGTATTTCGCCTGAAGGAACCCGAAAAAAAGTAGATAAATGGAAAACAGGGTTCTACTATATTGCAAAAGGAGCAAATGTTCCGATCGTTATGGCAACCTTAGACTTTAAAAATAAGAAGATAAAAATATCTAATCCTTATTATACAACAGCAAGTATAGATGCTGATTTTGAGGTGTTTCACTCGTTTTTTAAAGACGTAAAGGGGAAAAACCCTGAATTATTTTAA
- a CDS encoding reverse transcriptase domain-containing protein yields MKKKEKDWFKDRGYPHFSNKTPVSVRDKAEHYVSNPKKVAKHSFLPLIFKEIKQRRYKESEFGGELKRSHKKTKEGVIISNTKIREILYATHIDAHVYSYYTQKIITPKYESYLNKNKLLSDAITAYRRIQTEDKVKFKNNVHFAKDVFDEIKQRQNCVALVLDIENFFPTLNHKKLKLAWAKILGNKTLPKDHYNIFKAATRFSYVKLDDLKTKNNHFDEKELAKNKKSGKHTFFDNIKELLDSDIIIHKNQKKNSDKKLIGIPQGLPISALLANMYMLAFDEIVINELSVKHDVYYRRYSDDIVVLCKENQIDFVEKFIIDEVAKIDLIISEEKTEMTLFKTQNNRLQSFKIRKDKSIQENVPLNYLGFEFYGYQTLIKSKNLAQFYREMKQTVKRKHKRVEHIKEEKLLDEAPLFKRKLYRLYSFKGVKSRELPAKRTDFVNGVAKTKYFDRKFRGNYLRYAYRASDDLNAPEIKRQLRNHWKILQKTIKKYEFSNVDKT; encoded by the coding sequence ATGAAGAAAAAAGAAAAAGATTGGTTTAAAGATAGAGGTTATCCTCATTTTTCTAATAAGACACCTGTATCTGTTAGAGATAAAGCTGAACATTATGTTTCTAATCCCAAAAAAGTTGCTAAACATTCCTTTTTACCTTTAATTTTTAAAGAAATAAAGCAACGTAGGTATAAAGAGTCTGAATTTGGAGGTGAATTAAAGCGCTCTCATAAAAAAACAAAAGAAGGAGTAATAATTTCTAATACTAAAATTAGGGAAATATTATATGCAACTCATATAGACGCACATGTGTATTCTTATTATACTCAAAAAATTATAACTCCAAAATATGAGTCCTATTTAAATAAAAACAAATTACTTTCAGATGCTATAACAGCTTACAGAAGAATTCAAACTGAAGATAAAGTAAAGTTTAAAAATAATGTTCATTTTGCTAAAGATGTATTTGATGAGATTAAACAAAGACAAAATTGTGTTGCACTCGTTTTAGATATTGAGAACTTCTTCCCTACTCTTAATCATAAAAAGCTAAAATTAGCTTGGGCAAAAATATTAGGAAATAAAACATTACCTAAAGATCATTATAATATTTTTAAAGCTGCGACAAGGTTTTCTTATGTTAAACTAGACGATTTAAAAACAAAGAATAACCATTTTGATGAGAAGGAATTAGCAAAAAATAAGAAAAGTGGCAAACATACTTTTTTTGATAATATTAAAGAACTTTTAGATTCTGATATTATTATTCATAAAAATCAAAAAAAGAATTCAGATAAAAAACTAATTGGAATTCCTCAGGGCTTACCTATTAGTGCATTGTTAGCGAATATGTACATGTTAGCTTTTGATGAAATTGTAATTAATGAATTATCAGTTAAACACGATGTTTACTATAGAAGGTACTCTGATGATATTGTTGTTCTCTGTAAAGAAAATCAAATAGACTTTGTTGAAAAATTCATTATAGATGAAGTTGCAAAAATTGATTTAATAATTTCAGAAGAAAAAACTGAAATGACATTATTTAAAACTCAGAATAATAGACTTCAATCTTTTAAAATAAGAAAAGACAAAAGTATTCAAGAAAATGTTCCTTTAAATTACTTAGGGTTTGAGTTTTATGGTTATCAAACTTTAATAAAATCTAAAAATCTTGCACAGTTTTACAGAGAAATGAAACAAACTGTAAAGAGAAAACATAAACGCGTAGAACATATTAAAGAAGAAAAACTTTTAGATGAAGCTCCACTTTTTAAGAGGAAACTCTATAGATTATATAGTTTTAAGGGAGTAAAATCAAGAGAGCTTCCTGCAAAAAGAACTGATTTTGTTAATGGAGTAGCAAAAACTAAATATTTTGATAGAAAATTTAGAGGTAATTATTTAAGATATGCCTATAGAGCTTCAGATGATTTAAATGCTCCAGAAATAAAAAGACAATTAAGAAATCATTGGAAAATATTACAAAAAACAATCAAAAAATATGAGTTTTCAAATGTTGATAAAACTTAA
- the rmuC gene encoding DNA recombination protein RmuC, with amino-acid sequence MNEMIIYFLIALIFSFLGLLIGKLLTKLKFEKAKGVSEKEKSVLEFEVSKLNETLKNTEITIDDLQGELRHVQKEKEFLISDKTRLETEFKNVEEKLAHNKNEVEKLQEKFTNNFEVLANKILEEKSSKFTQQNQENLKIILNPLQEKIKVFEDKVDKTHKESIDYHAALRQQILGLKELNQQMSKETLNLTKALKGDNKTQGNWGELVLERVLEKSGLEKDREYYVQQSFTNDDGKRILPDVVIHLPDNKKMIVDSKVSLTAYEQYINEEDETLKAQFLKEHVASLQRHVHQLSEKKYEDIYKIESPDFVLLFIPIEPAFAVAINYDNHLYNKAFEKNIVIVTPTTLLATLRTIDSMWNNEKQQRNALEIARQAGALYDKFNGLLGDLVGIGKRIDDSKNEYSNAMNKLFEGRGNLITSVEKLKKMGAKAKKAIPENIIKRANEVDE; translated from the coding sequence ATGAACGAAATGATAATTTACTTCTTAATTGCACTGATATTTAGCTTTTTAGGATTATTAATTGGCAAACTATTAACCAAACTAAAATTTGAAAAAGCAAAAGGAGTTTCTGAAAAAGAAAAATCTGTATTAGAGTTTGAAGTTTCTAAACTAAATGAAACACTTAAAAACACAGAAATTACAATTGATGATTTACAAGGTGAATTAAGACACGTTCAAAAAGAAAAAGAATTTTTAATTTCAGATAAAACACGTTTAGAAACAGAATTCAAAAATGTTGAAGAAAAGCTAGCGCATAATAAAAATGAAGTTGAAAAATTACAAGAAAAATTCACCAATAATTTTGAAGTATTAGCCAATAAAATTTTAGAAGAAAAATCATCAAAATTTACACAACAGAATCAAGAAAACTTAAAAATCATCTTAAATCCATTACAAGAAAAAATTAAAGTTTTTGAAGATAAAGTAGATAAAACACACAAAGAAAGTATCGATTATCACGCTGCTTTACGTCAGCAAATTTTAGGTTTAAAAGAGCTAAACCAACAAATGAGTAAAGAAACCTTAAACCTTACCAAAGCCTTAAAAGGAGATAATAAAACACAAGGGAATTGGGGCGAATTAGTATTAGAAAGAGTTTTAGAAAAATCTGGTTTAGAGAAAGATAGAGAGTATTATGTACAGCAAAGCTTTACAAATGATGATGGCAAAAGAATACTACCCGATGTGGTGATTCATTTACCAGATAATAAAAAAATGATTGTAGATTCTAAAGTTTCTCTAACGGCTTATGAGCAATATATAAATGAAGAAGATGAAACTTTAAAAGCACAGTTTTTAAAAGAACATGTTGCCTCATTACAAAGACATGTACATCAATTATCAGAAAAAAAATATGAGGATATTTATAAAATTGAATCTCCAGATTTTGTACTCCTTTTTATACCGATAGAACCTGCTTTTGCTGTTGCCATAAATTATGATAATCATTTATACAATAAAGCATTCGAAAAAAATATTGTTATTGTAACTCCTACTACTCTTTTGGCTACTTTAAGAACCATAGATTCTATGTGGAATAATGAGAAGCAACAAAGAAATGCTTTAGAAATTGCAAGACAAGCCGGTGCTTTATATGACAAGTTTAATGGTTTATTAGGTGATTTAGTTGGAATTGGAAAACGAATTGACGACAGTAAAAATGAATACTCCAATGCAATGAACAAGCTTTTTGAAGGAAGAGGAAACTTAATTACTTCTGTAGAAAAATTAAAGAAAATGGGGGCTAAAGCTAAAAAAGCTATCCCAGAAAACATTATTAAGCGTGCTAATGAAGTTGATGAATAG